The window CCGACAAACGTCGCCGCCAAGGGCGACGTAGCAATTGAGTTGCTTGAGTACTTCGTCCTCACAGTGGGATCGAACCAGCCAAGATGCATCCAATGGCCAGCAGTTTCGGAACAAAGGTTTGTTCCTGCTATCTGGTCCTACCAATGCCCACCAATCCTCCATCGTGGTAACCTGCATTGGCTAATGGATTTCAACATAACGGTATTTGACACCATAGCTGAGACATTCCGACAAATGAGCCGCCCAGCACAACTCGGAGATTATGTGTCATTGTTGGATACGGGCAGCacccttgctttgtgtcgcactgatCATAACTGTGTCACTTTAGATGTTTGGGTGTTGCAGGACTATGATGCCGAGATGTGGAGCTTTCAGTTCCAGATTAACTTGTTAGCGATGGAGGCATCACCACCCCTTAATTTTAAGGGGATAGATACTCCTAAAATGGCCATGATCAACGAGCGTGAGCTGTTGATTGAGCAGTGTCCTCGCCGTCTTTTGCATTGCGACATTGATGGTGTGTTTTTAGGCAATGTAGAAAGCAAAGAGCACAGGAACTTCTTGACACTTACTAGGCATCGCCTGCAAGAGAGTGTGATTTCACTCCCATTGTTTGAGACGCAAAAAGAAGCTATGAACAAGGAGCCTCCATTTGCCTTTGTTCTATAAGAAGTCGTGCTCCATCTTAATTCTTTGGACTACTGGTTTGCTATGCGCTTGGGGAGTATCTTTTTCTTGTCCAGTCATGTCTATGTTTTGGTACTTCTAGTAGGACTGAACACTTTGGATGACGGAATCATTTGCTGCTTGTAAATTTTCATGCTACCTTCGGCATCATGTTGATGGTGTAACAATGGAGTATCTAAGCCATAGAACTGTTTTTCCCATGATTACTTTCAGTTTGCATGTTAAGAAAGTACAAAAGGCATGGTGACAATTTGTGCCCAGGAATTTTCTTTTTTGGCAGGAGTAAGTCAGATGTGCTATCTTAATCACCTTGTTGTAGTCTGCTGGAAGGCTGGTGATATTGTAGTTAGCTAGGCTGATGTTAGCTAGTGTTATTTTAGTGTATGGTTGTGGTCTTTTGCTTTTATTATTAGTGACTTTTTTACTGATATATCTGTTGGCGCCTGAGCAGGGCTCCGCTGTCAGGCTGTTACGGTCATACTAGCCATGCATGTCCTGTGCCATATTATCAAACGTATTAAGTTGTTAATTATTGTTGCCAAATCTGGGGATGTAGCTCAGATGGTAGAGCGCTCGCTTAGCATGCGAGAGGTATGGGGATATATACCCCACTTCTCcatttttttttgcttttgtttttgcAGATCTGAATATTCCCATCTCTAGTGAACACACAAAACGAACACTGAAATTACTGAAAAATCTGGATTGTCCATCTGGTCTTGCATGAACCCCAGAAAGAAACTAAACTGGTCAAGTTACAGCAGTTTTCGGCTTTTCGCAGATAAAACCGTCACCGTGTGAGCTACAAGTCTTGATGCAGACATGGATGACTTGAATTTGCATATTTACCAGGTTTATTAGAGAGAACAAAATGGAAACATAGAGGATACATCTAGAGGTGTTGCTGCGAAAACTGTGAATCAGCAAAATTATCACCAATCTTTAATAAGATAAATAATGGAAACATCATGGTGAAACTGTCACAGTGCAAGTTATTCCTAAATCTTCATCCATATAAAGATGAACTTTGAATTAGCACATTTAATAAAGGGTAAAATAAAAGGAACAACACCAGGTTGCATTATGCCCAACAGAAACACAAAGACATGCAACCGCAGCCGTACAGAAAATTAACGCCAGGCAACAAATTTATTCAGTTAATCGAGTGTAAAAAAAAAGGCAATCAATCTCGCCAATGCAACATTCACGTCAAGAGACAGTTGCAACATTCCAGGATTAAAAAACAGCTCCTGATTAAATTCAGTTCCTGAAGTGCCGAACATTAACAAAAGTATGGTCAATCTAATGCTAACCACCTAAGAAGTGAACAACAAGAGAGAGATCGCTGAAATTGTTGATCCACGAACTAGTAGAAAAGAACAATAGCACCAAGGGCCAGCAGCAAATCGGTTGAACACAAACAAAAACGCAAAAAAGTGGCTCCCAGCAATCCACAAATCCAGCTGATCATAGAAGCAGCTGCAAGAAAAGACCCCAGCTAGCAACACTTCCAAGAATTATTATATCACCAAAGTACCAACCTTTTGTCTCCAAACTGGTGAAAGCCAATCAATCAAGTTCATAACCATTTCAACTAGTCCAAATAACTGAAcatgaaaatcaaaaaatatgCTACAGAAGGGAGTATCAAAACTACTAACCATTTCAACAACTAAATTGCCATAGACTCTCACAAAGGAATTATCATTTCAAATTGCAACCACGCCTTAATAAAACGCGAACTGAAAGTAAACAGGGTGAACAACATAAAAGTTCTCAATATATCATAGATACTCCATTATTTTGAAACATTAACATAATGCTCAAGATAGCATAACAGGCACCAAGTGATGATAGCAGGAAGGAGCTACTTCAGACATACCAAGTGTTCAGTTCTACTAGCAGTGCTAAAAAGGATGACCATAGAACAGAAAGCAAGGTTCATACAGGATAGATACTCCATGAGCACAGCAAAATCAGTAGGACCAATGTGTGCACTGAGCATGGAAGATCAAAATATTCAGCTACATAAGGGAGTACCTAAAGTAACCATTTCAGCAACTACGCTGCAACCACGCCTTTCATGACTTTTAACAATGCAAATTGAAATTGAACTGACCAGAACAGTGCAACAGTTCTCTATCTAGCAATAGATACACCATTGTTCATAAAATACATTAACACGACGTTCAAGATAGCATGACAAGCCCGAAGCGATGATAGTACAAGTACTATTTCAGAAATACAAAGTGTTCGGTTCTactagtagtactaaaaagtaagaACATACTAGAACAGAATGCAAGGTTCATACAGATACAGGATAgatactacttcctccgttcctaaatatttgtctttctagagtttTCAAATGgacaaccacatacggatgtatatagacatattttagagtgtagattcactcattttgctccgtatgtagtcacttgttgaaatatctagaaagacaattatttaggaacggagggagtaccaagcaAGAACACAACAAACTACTAGTCCAAAGCATTAAGACGGAGCATGTCATCTTATAGCACCATAACGAATGGACGAGGCTCGTTGCTCACAACATCTTCTTCTTGGGCCTCAAACAAGGGGACTGAAATCATGCTCTCTTGGAAGCGGTGCCTAGAAAGTGTCAAGCGGTTCTCATGCTCTTCACTTTCTACATTCCCTAAAATCACACCATCGATGTCACAATGCAGCAAACGGCGAGGACGCTGCGCCATCAACAGCTCGTGCTCGTTGATCACAACCAGCCAAGGGATAGATTTCCACAACTTAAGCGGCGGAGATGCCTCCATCACTAACAAGTTAATCCGGTATCGGAACCCCCAGGTCTGTGCATCATAGTCCTGCAACACCCAGACATCCACAGTGACGTAGTCAGGGTCGGTGCTGCCGTACATAGCAAGGTCGCCGCCCGTATCTAACAATGATACACACTCGCCCAACTGAGCCGGGCGGCTTATCTGCCGGAACGTCTCGGCTATCGTGTCAAATACCGTTATGCTACCGCCCATTGACCAGTGCAGGCTAGCACGATGATGGATCGGTGGACGGTGGGACTGGGCAGCGGGACGCCCGTCTTCTGAAGCTGTCGGCCATTGGATGCGTCTTGGCTGGTCCGATCCCACGGTGAAGACAAAGTAATTGTCACACCCTCCTCCCCTGCTGCCACAACAGTGGAGAAGGCGGACAGTGAGGCACTGCTGGTGCGACGACCTGAGGAGAACAAAAGGGGCCACAACCAGTGAGGGAAGACTAGTCTCTGTGTAGGTGTGTGTGTATGGCATGTGGGGCACTAGGCCACCAAGAGAGATATAAGCTGGTGTGCGGCCAGAGGCCAGGCAGCGATTGTAATCAAATATTCTGAATCCTGTATCGTTCCTCTTCTTCCAGCTTTCACCTGCTCTTTCTTCTCCCTCAAGCTCATCTGATTCCTCCCGATCCCCTTCCTCCCTTGCTTCGATCCGGCAGGGTCGTTACAACTTGGTATCAGAGACTGGTTACGATCCGCCGCCGCGCTTCAATCCCTTGATCCGGCCGTAACATCCACCGCGAAAGGTGTTGGATTGCTTCGGCGATCCGACGCGAAATCCTGAGCGGGGTAGGTTTGATTTGGGGCGGCAGCGACGTCGTCGTCATCCACTCCGTCCGCGCAGACTAAGTTTGTGCTCCAGGCCATGGAAGGAATCCAGAAGACGCTGGAAGAGTTGCTGACCAATTTCTCGTCGCTGTCGATCGAGGTTCAGCATTTGAGCAGTCAGGTGACCGAGTTCGGCGACGGCCTGAATGCGGTCAAGCGGACGCAAGCCACGGAAGCGGCGGCGCGTGTGGCCGCGTCGTCCTCGACGACACCCACCGCAGCGATGCTGGTGAACAAAGGGCCTCCGCTGATCCACCCACCACCGCCCCCTCCACCCCGTCGGGAGGCACACCAGGAGCGCCACCACGCCCCGCCTCCTCCACTGCATCGAGAGGAACACCAGGAGCGCGACAACTACAGACACAAGCCGCCGAAGCACGATTTCCCTCGTTTCAGTGGCGACGCACCACGGCTATGGTTCGATCTCTGTCACACATATTTTGAGCTCTATCAAACACCTCCGGAGCAGTGGGTGTCCACGGTGGTGCTGTACATGGAGGGACACACCGCGCTCTGGTGTCAAGCTCACAAGCGTGTCCATGGTCTCGGTGATTGGTTCTCATTCATGGAGGCAGTGAAGACTGAATTTGGTCAGGATGAATTCGATGCTTTGCTGCATCGCCTGCATCATCTCAAGCAGACCTCCACTGTTTCTGAATACAGACTCTCCTTTGAGGCAATTATGTACCATCTGATTGCTCTGGACCCATCCTTAAATCAGAAATTCTTTGTCTCACAGTTCATCATCGGTCTCAAGGATGAGGTCCGCACAGGAGTGCGCCTGCACGCACCGACGAGCGTTTCCAGAGCAGCGGCACTTGCTCGGATTCAGGAGGAAGAATCTGAACACAGTAAGCCACGGGGTCGCCCACCGGTGTATACTCGTGCCATTCCTCCACCCCCGGTGCCTGCAATGGCTCCTGGACCAGTACAACCCCGCATTGATGGTGCTAAGCGCGGCCCGGATGATTTTGGCCGCGAACGACAACTACGGGAATTCAGGCGAGCCAATGGCCTGTGTTTTAAGTGCGGCGATAAGTATTCCCGGGAACACAAGTGTAACAAGGTGGGTCAGCTTCTGACCATTGAGGTTGGCGATCATGGTGAGCTTCTATCGGATGATGCCATACGTGCTTTGGAGTTGCTGGATGAAAATACAGAAAAAGAAGCAGTTTGCTGTCAAATTTCCGTGCATGCCGTCGCAGGAACGGAGTCGTCGGGTACAATGAGGTTAAGAGCATTAGTTGGCAATCAGGTAATGTTGTTGCTGGTGGATTCGGGCAGTACGCACACGTTCATCAATTCAGCGTTTGCAGAGCGTGCCGGCTGTAAAATTCAGGACGTCGATCCTGTCATAGTGAGGGTAGCCAACGGAGAAACCTTGCAGTCCAAGCAACAAGTGTCTCAATTACAGTGGTGGTGTCAGGGCCACACTTTCAGCACTGATATGCGGTTGCTTGAGCTTGGCGCTTATGATGCAGTTTTGGGAGTCGATTGGCTCGCTCAATTCAGTCCTATGAACTGTCATTGGGGACTCAAAACCATGGAATTCAGACAAGCCAATATGAACATCAAGTTGCAGGGCGTGCGTACTCCGACAAAGCCTGCACTTACTGAGATGCATGCAGATCAGCTGTATAAATGGATTCAGGGCAATGAAGTGTGGGCACTTGCAGTCATTCAACATGAACAAAAATCCGAGTCCTCTGATGACTCCAGGCCTCCTCAGTTACAAGCACTTCTGGAAGAATTTGCTGACATTTTTCAGGAACCAACCACGCTACCGCCACATCGTGAGTTTGATCACGCAATTCATCTCACGCCCGGTTCCTCTCCACCCAATGTCAGACCGTACCGCTACTCGCCATTGCAGAAGAATAAAATTGAACGCCAGGTTGCAGAGATGTTAAAAGCTGGCCTCATCACCATGAGCATCAGTCCCTTTGCTGCCCCGGTGCTACTAgtaaagaagaaagacggtacctgGCGTTTCTGTATCGATTATCGCTAGCTAAATGACATCACTATAAAGAACAAGTTCCCATTGCCGGTCATTGACGAGCTAGTTGACGAATTGGCTGGCGCACGgtttttctccaaaattgatctacgggcgggctaccatcaaattcggatGCGCCCTGAAGATGAACCAAAAACAGCATTCAAGACCCACCATGGCCATTTCCAGTTTCGCGTGATGCCATTCGGGGTGACGAATGGACCACCAACTTTTCAGTGCTTGATGAATTTCGTCCTTTCACCAACAACGCGTAAGTTTGTCATCGTTTTCCTGGACGACATATTGACTTACAGCCCCTCATTTGATGAGCACTTACAGCACCTGCGACAAGTGTTTACTACCTTACGTAGGCACCAACTCTATGCAAAACTTTCAAAGTGCTCTTTCGCTCAGCCTTCGATCAGTTATTTGGGTCATCTGATCTCAGCTGAGGGAGTCGCCACTGAAACCGACAAGACGGATGCCATTCAACACTGGCCACAACCATCCTCTCCCACAGAACTCCGGGCATTTCTTGGTTTAACTGGATACTATCGCAAGTTTGTTAGGAACTATAGCATTATCACCAAACCTCTCACATCTCTCTTGAGCAAGAAAGGTTTTACTTGGACTGATGCAGCAACAACAGCTTTTCAGAAACTGAAACAGGCCATGGTAACAACACCAGTGCTTGCCCTCCCTGATTTTTCATTGCCATTTACTGTGGAGACGGATGCGTGTGACACGGGGATTGGTGCGATGTTGTCCCAACAGGGTCACCCAATTGCTTTTCTCAGCCGCGCACTCGGTGTCAACAATTTGAAGCTATCAGTGTACGAGAAAGAATTCCTTGCAGTAATGCTGGCCGTTGATCGTTGGCGCCACTACCTACAGCAAGGGCAATTCACTATCCTGACGGATCATAAGAGCCTATGCACACTTGGGGAACAACAGCTTGGCTCGGAAGTTCAGCGCAAGGCCATGGCCAAATTGGGGGGCCTTCAGTTTAAATTCAAATGCAGACGTGGCATTGACAATACCGCGGCTGATTCATTGTCCCGTATAGGCCATTTGTTCTCTGTGACCACGTCTTCGACTTGTCAGCCTTCCTGGATACAAGAGGTTCGTAATTCCTATCAGACTGACGCCAAAGCAAATGAGTTGTTACAAGCATTGACTGTTCGTAGCCCGGACGATCAAGGCCATGAATTGGACAGGGGCATGA is drawn from Triticum dicoccoides isolate Atlit2015 ecotype Zavitan chromosome 4A, WEW_v2.0, whole genome shotgun sequence and contains these coding sequences:
- the LOC119287881 gene encoding uncharacterized protein LOC119287881 — translated: MPYTHTYTETSLPSLVVAPFVLLRSSHQQCLTVRLLHCCGSRGGGCDNYFVFTVGSDQPRRIQWPTASEDGRPAAQSHRPPIHHRASLHWSMGGSITVFDTIAETFRQISRPAQLGECVSLLDTGGDLAMYGSTDPDYVTVDVWVLQDYDAQTWGFRYRINLLVMEASPPLKLWKSIPWLVVINEHELLMAQRPRRLLHCDIDGVILGNVESEEHENRLTLSRHRFQESMISVPLFEAQEEDVVSNEPRPFVMVL